In the Clostridium beijerinckii genome, one interval contains:
- a CDS encoding ABC transporter ATP-binding protein, which yields MSENRNRVNKRSGGGFGGGPMGSFAGPKVKAKDFKGTLKRLLNYLKPQRMNFILVFIFAIASTIFNIVGPKISGKAITRLVEGLVGKFTVMSQNAALLKAGKPGNIPVPGIDFQYIGDILLLLLGLYVISTLFGFLQQYIMAGVAQKTVYNLRKEVEDKISRLPLKFFDSRTHGEILSRVTNDVDNISTTLQQSLTQLITSIVTIVGVIIMMLTISPMMTLVVILTLPLYIVITTLVAKHSQKFFAAQQKEVGELNGHVEEMYTGHKIVKVFGHEKDSIKEFENINDRLYKAGWKAQFISGIIMPMMRFVSNIGYVIVCVVGGYLATLGKISIGDIQAFIQYSNQFTQPIVQTANIANIIQSTVASAERVFELLDEVEEISDTADAKIIEFPKGEVKFDNVDFSYKPEEPLIENMNLDVKQGHTIAIVGPTGAGKTTLVNLLMRFYEINSGKIMIDGVDIRDIKRGALHNMFGMVLQDTWLFNGTIMDNIAYGREGATEEEVIQAAKAAHAHHFIKTLPDGYNTILNEEASNISQGQKQLLTIARAILANPTIMILDEATSSVDSRTEVYIQKAMTELMKGRTSFVIAHRLSTIRDAELILVMNKGSIIEMGNHNELLAKKGFYADLYNSQFSGANLDSEVM from the coding sequence ATGAGTGAAAATCGTAATAGAGTAAATAAAAGATCAGGTGGCGGTTTTGGCGGTGGTCCAATGGGATCTTTTGCTGGCCCAAAAGTAAAAGCTAAGGATTTTAAAGGGACATTAAAAAGACTTTTAAATTATTTGAAACCACAAAGAATGAATTTCATTTTAGTTTTTATATTTGCTATAGCGAGTACTATATTTAATATAGTAGGACCTAAAATTTCAGGTAAAGCTATAACTAGATTAGTTGAAGGATTAGTAGGAAAATTTACTGTAATGTCTCAAAATGCTGCATTACTTAAAGCAGGAAAACCAGGTAATATACCAGTGCCTGGGATTGATTTTCAATATATAGGAGATATTCTTTTATTACTACTTGGCTTATATGTAATCAGTACACTTTTTGGCTTCCTTCAACAATATATTATGGCAGGGGTTGCTCAAAAAACAGTATACAACCTAAGAAAAGAAGTTGAAGATAAAATTTCACGTTTACCGCTTAAATTCTTTGATTCAAGAACTCATGGTGAAATTTTAAGCCGTGTAACAAATGATGTTGATAATATTTCAACAACACTTCAACAAAGTTTGACTCAGCTTATTACATCTATAGTAACTATTGTTGGTGTTATTATCATGATGTTAACTATAAGTCCAATGATGACATTAGTAGTAATATTAACATTACCACTTTATATTGTAATAACAACACTTGTTGCTAAGCATTCTCAAAAGTTTTTTGCTGCTCAACAAAAAGAAGTAGGAGAACTTAATGGTCATGTAGAGGAGATGTATACAGGACATAAAATAGTTAAGGTTTTTGGACATGAAAAAGATTCAATAAAAGAGTTTGAAAATATTAATGATAGACTTTATAAAGCTGGATGGAAAGCACAATTTATATCAGGTATAATAATGCCAATGATGAGATTTGTTAGTAATATAGGTTATGTAATAGTTTGTGTTGTAGGTGGATATTTGGCAACACTCGGAAAAATTAGTATTGGTGATATTCAAGCTTTCATACAATACTCAAACCAATTTACACAGCCAATAGTTCAAACTGCTAATATTGCTAATATAATTCAATCAACAGTTGCATCTGCAGAAAGGGTTTTTGAACTTTTAGATGAAGTTGAGGAGATTTCAGATACTGCTGATGCTAAGATTATAGAATTCCCTAAAGGTGAAGTTAAATTTGATAATGTTGATTTTAGCTATAAACCAGAAGAACCACTTATTGAGAACATGAACCTTGATGTTAAACAAGGTCATACAATTGCAATTGTAGGACCGACTGGAGCAGGTAAAACTACACTCGTTAACTTACTTATGCGTTTCTACGAAATAAATTCTGGTAAGATAATGATCGATGGTGTAGATATCAGAGATATAAAAAGAGGTGCACTTCATAATATGTTTGGTATGGTTCTTCAAGATACATGGTTATTTAACGGAACTATAATGGATAACATAGCTTATGGCAGAGAAGGTGCTACTGAGGAAGAAGTTATCCAGGCAGCAAAAGCAGCACATGCTCATCACTTTATTAAAACTCTTCCAGATGGATATAATACAATATTAAACGAAGAAGCTTCTAATATATCTCAAGGCCAGAAGCAGCTTCTTACAATAGCTAGAGCAATTCTAGCAAATCCTACTATAATGATTCTTGATGAGGCTACAAGTAGTGTTGACTCAAGAACAGAAGTTTATATACAAAAGGCTATGACAGAACTTATGAAAGGCAGAACAAGTTTTGTTATTGCACATAGACTTTCTACAATTAGAGATGCAGAATTAATTCTTGTTATGAATAAAGGAAGTATTATAGAAATGGGCAACCATAATGAACTTCTTGCAAAGAAAGGTTTCTATGCAGATCTTTACAACAGCCAATTCTCTGGAGCAAATTTAGATAGTGAAGTAATGTAA
- a CDS encoding acyl carrier protein, whose protein sequence is MSNLGTFNKIIKSVWSIENLDEIEDGFGPDEIEAWDSLSHIELVVALEEEFEISMAVQDISRLYTIGDIKNTLRKYGVEI, encoded by the coding sequence ATGAGTAATTTAGGAACTTTCAACAAAATAATAAAATCTGTTTGGAGTATTGAAAATTTAGATGAAATTGAAGATGGTTTTGGTCCAGACGAAATTGAGGCATGGGATTCACTTAGCCATATTGAACTGGTAGTAGCCCTTGAGGAAGAATTTGAAATATCTATGGCAGTTCAAGATATTTCAAGGTTATATACTATAGGAGATATCAAAAATACATTGAGAAAATATGGGGTTGAAATATGA
- a CDS encoding class I adenylate-forming enzyme family protein, with translation MTFTDYVFEFSSELNKTAIIDKKNISYSDLYCKVLMISHNIKKINIVKEDKILLISENSPFFIESYFGIIKSGCTCVPLNPTLSKNDIEYIINSCNPKAIFIEKRFLDNMRNLINKDIKIVTEETLNNLLLDKECTSNNREEEEIDFKNSVAVILFTSGSTARPKGVMLTHHNLCHNTNSIIEYLSLNSEDRIEVVLPFYYCFGTSLLHTHLRVGGSLVINNKFMFPETVLDDIEKYECTGFAGVPSNYQILLRKSSIKDRNLKSLRYVAQAGGRLPDSFIKEVRQALVGVDVFIMYGQTEATARLSYLPPNMLDEKMGSIGKGIPGTLLKVIDKEGNEVKVDEIGEVVALGENIMKGYFNDEEETRKVIRNGYLYTGDLATVDEDGYIYIVAREKQIIKSGGNRISPKEIENIIIQIPSVIEAAVIGIQDDILGEAVKAFVVLNDEVLKVDEKYIIDYCKDKLPSYKIPKYVVFLEGLPKNSSGKVMMGDLK, from the coding sequence ATGACCTTTACTGACTATGTTTTTGAATTCTCCTCAGAGCTTAACAAAACTGCAATAATTGATAAGAAAAATATCAGCTATAGTGATTTGTACTGTAAGGTACTGATGATATCTCATAATATAAAGAAAATTAATATAGTAAAGGAAGATAAGATTCTATTAATAAGTGAGAATTCACCTTTTTTTATAGAAAGTTACTTTGGAATAATAAAAAGCGGGTGCACTTGTGTACCCCTAAATCCTACTCTAAGTAAGAATGATATTGAGTATATAATTAATAGTTGCAATCCTAAAGCAATTTTTATTGAAAAACGTTTTTTAGATAATATGCGAAATTTGATTAATAAAGATATTAAGATAGTTACTGAAGAAACATTAAATAATCTTCTATTAGATAAAGAATGTACTAGTAATAATAGAGAAGAAGAAGAAATTGATTTTAAAAATAGTGTGGCTGTAATATTATTTACATCTGGTTCTACAGCAAGACCAAAAGGAGTAATGCTTACGCATCATAATCTCTGTCATAACACTAATTCCATAATAGAATATTTAAGCTTAAACAGCGAGGATAGGATAGAAGTTGTCTTACCATTTTACTATTGTTTTGGAACATCGTTGCTTCATACACATTTAAGAGTTGGAGGCAGCTTAGTAATAAACAATAAATTCATGTTCCCAGAAACAGTTCTAGATGATATTGAAAAATATGAATGTACAGGCTTTGCAGGGGTTCCAAGTAATTATCAAATTTTACTTAGAAAATCTAGTATTAAAGATAGAAATTTGAAAAGCCTAAGATACGTCGCTCAGGCAGGAGGAAGACTTCCTGATAGTTTTATTAAAGAAGTAAGACAAGCTCTTGTAGGAGTAGATGTATTTATAATGTATGGACAAACTGAAGCAACTGCAAGACTTTCGTATCTTCCACCTAATATGCTTGATGAAAAAATGGGTTCAATAGGTAAAGGCATTCCTGGAACTTTGCTTAAAGTAATTGATAAAGAAGGAAATGAAGTAAAAGTGGATGAAATAGGTGAAGTGGTGGCTTTGGGTGAAAATATAATGAAGGGTTACTTTAACGATGAAGAAGAAACGAGAAAGGTCATTAGAAATGGTTATTTATATACCGGTGACTTGGCTACAGTAGATGAAGATGGTTATATTTATATTGTGGCAAGGGAAAAACAAATCATAAAAAGTGGTGGAAATAGAATAAGTCCTAAAGAAATTGAAAATATTATAATTCAAATTCCAAGCGTTATAGAAGCAGCAGTAATTGGAATTCAAGACGATATATTAGGAGAAGCAGTAAAAGCATTTGTAGTATTAAATGATGAAGTATTAAAAGTTGATGAAAAGTATATAATTGACTATTGCAAAGATAAATTGCCGTCCTATAAAATACCTAAATATGTGGTATTTTTAGAGGGTCTTCCAAAAAATTCTTCTGGTAAAGTAATGATGGGGGATTTGAAATGA
- a CDS encoding acyl-protein synthetase produces MIDEIINNEQFKCLQKDKEKKLLSILRPQIDKSRINENLNIMYKKLGVNINDINSLEEVPFIPVNMFKHFELRTCSEESVVRILNSSSTTGNIPSKIYIDKETSIRQSQGLISTLTSFLGSYRRPMLIIDSKEVNKKSDYLTARGAAIRGVSSFGKSLTYAMDLVDDNIILNIERLKEFEEKYKDTDILVYGFTYIIWTRFVNVLKEKNIKLNMPKIKILHSGGWKKLNAQKVEKKEFNRSVAEVFGTDPENIIDFYGMVEQLGVVFLDCEFGYKHVPDFGEIIIRDFSTLKEVEKGQYGFIEVMSGLTSSYPGQAILTEDIGEFIGVDDCKCGRTGKYFKFKNRVDKSETRGCGDTFAEKRDKK; encoded by the coding sequence ATGATAGATGAAATTATAAATAATGAGCAATTTAAGTGTCTGCAAAAGGACAAAGAAAAAAAGCTTTTGAGCATTCTAAGGCCCCAGATAGATAAAAGTAGAATAAATGAAAATTTAAACATTATGTATAAAAAACTAGGAGTTAATATAAATGATATAAATTCTCTTGAAGAGGTTCCCTTTATTCCTGTAAATATGTTTAAGCATTTTGAGCTTAGGACTTGTAGTGAAGAAAGTGTAGTTAGAATATTAAACTCAAGTTCCACAACTGGAAACATTCCGAGCAAGATATATATTGATAAGGAAACATCTATAAGACAATCTCAAGGATTAATATCAACTCTAACAAGTTTTTTGGGATCGTATAGAAGACCAATGCTAATAATTGATAGTAAAGAAGTTAACAAAAAAAGTGACTATCTAACTGCAAGAGGCGCGGCAATAAGAGGAGTAAGCAGTTTTGGAAAGAGTTTAACTTATGCTATGGATTTGGTAGATGATAACATCATACTTAATATAGAACGACTTAAAGAATTTGAAGAAAAGTACAAAGATACAGATATATTAGTATATGGATTTACTTATATTATCTGGACTAGGTTTGTTAACGTACTAAAAGAAAAAAATATAAAATTAAACATGCCGAAAATTAAAATACTTCATAGTGGAGGCTGGAAAAAATTAAATGCCCAAAAAGTTGAAAAGAAAGAGTTTAATAGATCTGTGGCTGAAGTATTTGGAACTGACCCTGAAAACATAATTGATTTTTATGGAATGGTTGAACAGTTAGGCGTAGTTTTTCTTGACTGTGAATTCGGATATAAACATGTACCTGATTTTGGAGAAATTATCATAAGAGATTTTTCAACGCTTAAAGAAGTGGAAAAAGGTCAATATGGCTTTATAGAGGTTATGAGTGGACTTACTTCGAGTTATCCGGGGCAGGCTATATTAACTGAGGATATTGGTGAATTTATAGGCGTAGATGATTGTAAATGCGGAAGAACGGGTAAATACTTTAAGTTTAAAAATAGAGTAGATAAATCTGAAACAAGAGGATGTGGAGATACTTTTGCAGAAAAGAGGGACAAGAAATGA
- a CDS encoding acyl-CoA reductase: protein MIGCFMLGDKFYEEPKKLQSLDAIIEELNKNRETIYSYPSEAMIEIINEYSKILCSDRKFLSYEGVPFLVLWLKKDNIKKLLRQDLKKQEFLDDFIEIADNKFMKAQPRGVVCHFMAGNVPTLPIYYLVQAIICRNVNLCRIPIVSIDTAIELLKPLKDIVINFRGEKYYGSTLLKSISIINFSSNDLKLNTEMSQAADVRVICGGEEAVNTLSVLPKKTTCKDVIFGPKYSFAVFEKSATESLKITKAFDNFAKDIISFDQRACSSPQVLFIEKSTVGINEAAQMLSESLEKVLKRYPKVEINQGAAANIINKRGEYLLSLEKDIICSKDLSYTILIDKEIMLEEPVQHTTIFLKEVEDIFEVCKLITPRIQTIGIASENNSRIINFANKVSLHGVDRLVKVGLMNLYDSPWDGILFMSEIVKWTILNLN, encoded by the coding sequence ATGATAGGCTGCTTTATGTTAGGAGATAAATTTTATGAGGAACCTAAGAAGCTTCAAAGTTTAGATGCAATTATAGAAGAGCTTAATAAAAATAGAGAAACAATTTATTCGTATCCATCAGAAGCTATGATTGAAATAATTAATGAATATAGTAAAATATTATGTAGCGATAGAAAGTTTTTAAGCTATGAAGGTGTACCATTTTTGGTATTATGGCTAAAGAAAGACAATATTAAGAAGCTTCTACGCCAAGATCTAAAAAAACAAGAATTCCTAGATGATTTTATAGAAATAGCAGATAATAAATTTATGAAAGCTCAACCGAGAGGGGTAGTGTGCCATTTCATGGCTGGCAATGTTCCTACTCTTCCAATATATTATTTAGTTCAAGCCATTATTTGTAGAAATGTTAATTTATGCAGGATACCTATTGTCAGTATAGATACTGCAATTGAACTTCTAAAACCTTTAAAAGATATTGTAATTAATTTTAGAGGAGAAAAATATTATGGAAGTACCTTATTAAAGAGTATTTCAATTATAAATTTTTCAAGTAATGATTTAAAATTAAATACTGAAATGTCACAGGCAGCGGATGTAAGAGTAATATGCGGCGGTGAAGAAGCCGTTAACACATTGTCAGTTCTGCCTAAGAAAACCACATGTAAGGATGTTATATTTGGACCTAAATATTCCTTTGCTGTATTTGAAAAATCTGCGACGGAAAGTCTTAAGATAACTAAAGCCTTCGATAATTTTGCAAAGGATATAATAAGCTTTGATCAAAGAGCATGCTCTTCTCCTCAAGTGTTATTTATTGAAAAATCTACTGTAGGTATTAATGAAGCAGCACAAATGCTTTCAGAATCTTTAGAAAAGGTTTTAAAACGATATCCTAAGGTTGAAATTAATCAAGGAGCAGCTGCAAATATAATTAATAAAAGAGGGGAATATCTTTTATCTTTAGAAAAAGATATAATATGCAGTAAAGACCTCAGTTATACAATTTTAATAGACAAAGAAATAATGTTAGAAGAACCTGTGCAGCATACAACTATATTTTTAAAAGAGGTTGAAGATATATTTGAGGTTTGCAAGCTAATAACTCCAAGGATACAAACTATTGGAATAGCTTCTGAAAACAATAGCAGGATTATAAATTTTGCAAATAAAGTCAGCCTGCATGGTGTTGATAGGCTAGTTAAAGTGGGTCTCATGAATTTGTATGATTCACCTTGGGATGGAATACTCTTTATGAGTGAAATAGTTAAATGGACAATTTTAAATCTAAATTAA
- a CDS encoding sigma 54-interacting transcriptional regulator, with the protein MKVKELMTKKVLVLKPNNTFEEAAKLFIENGIDGAPVVDRDGKLISIVTKTDLMKAILNKLEMNTKLETLNLKKVITINSEMNIEDVLKYNVGRLPVIDKNNKIIGIITHTDFINDLVEKISKKCRDMKNTKLGLTELDSIIECSYDGIYITDGEANTIKINNAYESITGLKRAEVLGRNMKDLEKEGVISQSATLLVLKNRKTTTIQQEFKTGVKVLVSSNPIFDKNGKIIMVVTNVRDVTQLYELKEQLQKNKEITLKYVSEIEEMRTQLLNTSEIVAEDHKTIEIIQLANRIAKVDTTILMLGETGAGKDQIAKHIHKVSKRSKKQFIKVNCGAVPASLIESEFFGYEKGAFTGANKEGKIGLFEMASGGTIFLDEVGELPMDMQVKLLRVLQEMEVVRIGGTKPIKIDVRVLAATNRDLEDMIKKKQFREDLYYRLNVIPLYIPPLRERKHDILPLINFFLTQLNKKYNFNKIFASDALNCMYEYNWPGNVRELKNIVERAVIMSEDDKVKRSDLPKNIIGSNGMIVTLNTFEEGINLKETLDAIEKKLIKKAYDKYGNVRAAAKSLGIDASTFVRKRQKYIKEEI; encoded by the coding sequence GTGAAAGTAAAAGAATTGATGACAAAAAAGGTATTGGTATTAAAACCTAATAATACATTTGAAGAGGCAGCAAAGCTTTTTATTGAAAATGGCATAGATGGAGCACCCGTTGTAGATAGAGATGGGAAGTTAATTAGCATTGTAACAAAAACAGATTTAATGAAGGCTATTCTTAATAAATTGGAAATGAATACAAAGCTAGAAACTTTAAATCTTAAAAAAGTAATAACAATTAATAGTGAAATGAATATAGAAGATGTATTGAAATATAATGTTGGTCGTCTTCCAGTTATAGATAAAAACAATAAGATTATAGGGATAATTACTCATACAGATTTTATTAATGATTTGGTTGAAAAAATTTCAAAAAAATGTAGAGATATGAAAAATACAAAGTTAGGATTAACTGAGTTAGACTCTATTATTGAGTGCTCTTATGATGGGATTTATATAACAGATGGCGAAGCTAATACTATAAAAATAAATAATGCCTATGAGAGTATTACAGGACTTAAAAGAGCAGAGGTTTTAGGAAGAAATATGAAAGACCTGGAGAAAGAAGGTGTTATATCTCAGTCAGCTACTCTTTTAGTGCTAAAGAATAGAAAAACCACTACAATTCAACAGGAATTCAAAACAGGAGTAAAGGTTCTTGTGAGCAGTAACCCAATCTTTGATAAGAATGGAAAAATAATTATGGTGGTTACAAACGTACGAGATGTAACACAACTTTATGAGTTAAAAGAACAACTTCAAAAGAATAAAGAAATTACTCTTAAATATGTTTCTGAAATCGAAGAAATGAGAACTCAATTATTAAATACTTCAGAAATTGTTGCAGAAGACCATAAAACTATTGAAATTATCCAGCTTGCCAATAGAATTGCAAAAGTGGACACTACGATTCTTATGCTAGGAGAAACTGGAGCAGGAAAGGATCAAATAGCAAAGCATATACACAAAGTAAGCAAGCGAAGTAAAAAGCAATTTATTAAAGTTAATTGTGGTGCGGTGCCTGCAAGTTTAATAGAATCTGAATTTTTCGGCTATGAAAAAGGTGCTTTTACTGGAGCAAATAAAGAAGGTAAAATAGGTTTATTTGAAATGGCTTCTGGAGGGACTATTTTCCTCGATGAAGTTGGAGAACTTCCAATGGATATGCAGGTTAAGCTTCTAAGAGTACTTCAAGAGATGGAAGTAGTACGAATTGGAGGAACAAAGCCTATAAAAATTGATGTTAGAGTACTAGCTGCAACAAATAGAGATTTGGAAGATATGATAAAGAAAAAACAATTTAGAGAGGATTTGTATTATAGGCTCAATGTCATACCGCTATATATTCCACCCCTTAGAGAAAGAAAGCATGATATTTTGCCATTAATTAATTTTTTTCTCACACAGCTTAATAAAAAGTACAATTTCAATAAGATATTTGCTTCAGATGCTTTAAATTGTATGTATGAATATAATTGGCCTGGGAATGTTAGGGAGCTAAAAAATATTGTTGAGAGAGCTGTAATAATGAGTGAGGATGATAAGGTAAAGAGGTCAGATCTTCCTAAAAATATTATTGGGTCAAATGGCATGATTGTAACTTTAAATACTTTTGAAGAAGGTATAAATTTAAAAGAAACCTTAGATGCCATAGAAAAGAAATTAATTAAGAAGGCATATGACAAGTATGGTAATGTAAGAGCTGCAGCAAAATCACTAGGAATAGATGCATCAACATTTGTAAGGAAGAGGCAGAAATATATAAAAGAAGAAATTTAA
- a CDS encoding 4-hydroxyphenylacetate 3-hydroxylase family protein, translating into MPLKTKEQYIESLGKLNLKVYMFGKAIDNVVDHPIIRPSLNSVAMTYELAQMPEYEDLMTATSNLTGEKVNRFAHLHQSTDDLIKKVKMQRLLGQKTASCFQRCVGMDAFNALYSSTYEIDKACGTNYHENFNKFLKYVQENDLTVDGAMTDPKGDRGLSPSKQADGDLYLRVVERREDGVVVRGAKCHQTGMLNSHEVVVMPTIALTPNDKDWAISFAVPTDAEGIIHIYGRQSCDTRKLEPGADIDLGNAEFGGQETLTIFDNVFVPNERIFLNGETDFAGMIVERFAGYHRQSYGGCKVGVGDVLIGAAAVAADYNGAHKASHVKDKLIEMTHLNETLFSCGIACSAMGSKTEAGNYYIDNLLANVCKQNVTRFPYEICRLAEDIAGGIMVTMPSEADFKDEKIGPYIDKYLRGVNSVSTENRMRILRLIENICLGTAAVGYRTESMHGAGSPQAQRIMIARQGNLAAKKKIAKKIARIEE; encoded by the coding sequence ATGCCATTAAAAACAAAGGAACAATATATTGAAAGTCTTGGAAAGCTAAACCTAAAAGTGTACATGTTTGGAAAAGCGATAGACAATGTTGTTGATCATCCAATTATAAGACCATCTCTTAATTCAGTTGCTATGACTTATGAATTAGCACAAATGCCAGAGTATGAAGATTTAATGACAGCTACTTCAAATTTAACAGGAGAAAAAGTAAATAGATTTGCTCATTTACATCAAAGCACAGATGATCTTATTAAAAAAGTAAAGATGCAAAGATTACTTGGTCAAAAAACCGCATCATGTTTCCAAAGATGTGTTGGTATGGATGCTTTTAATGCACTATACAGTTCAACATACGAAATAGATAAAGCGTGTGGAACAAATTATCATGAAAACTTTAATAAGTTTTTAAAATATGTTCAAGAAAACGACTTAACCGTTGATGGTGCAATGACTGATCCTAAGGGGGACAGAGGATTATCGCCAAGTAAACAAGCTGATGGAGATTTATACTTAAGGGTTGTTGAAAGAAGAGAAGATGGGGTAGTTGTTAGAGGAGCAAAATGTCACCAAACTGGAATGTTAAATTCTCATGAGGTAGTAGTAATGCCTACAATAGCATTAACTCCAAATGATAAGGATTGGGCAATATCTTTTGCAGTGCCTACAGATGCTGAAGGAATAATTCATATATATGGAAGGCAATCTTGTGATACAAGAAAATTGGAGCCAGGTGCTGATATAGATCTTGGAAATGCTGAATTTGGTGGACAAGAAACATTAACAATATTTGATAATGTGTTCGTACCAAATGAAAGAATTTTCTTAAATGGAGAAACTGATTTCGCTGGAATGATAGTTGAAAGATTTGCAGGATATCATAGACAAAGTTATGGTGGATGCAAAGTTGGAGTTGGAGATGTTCTAATTGGAGCTGCTGCAGTAGCTGCTGATTATAACGGAGCTCACAAAGCATCTCATGTTAAAGATAAATTAATAGAAATGACTCACTTAAATGAAACTTTATTCTCTTGTGGTATTGCATGTTCAGCAATGGGCTCCAAAACAGAAGCTGGAAATTATTATATTGATAATCTGCTAGCAAATGTATGTAAGCAAAATGTTACAAGATTCCCTTATGAAATATGTAGACTTGCAGAAGATATTGCTGGAGGAATCATGGTTACTATGCCATCAGAAGCAGATTTTAAAGATGAAAAAATAGGTCCATATATAGATAAATATTTGAGAGGTGTAAACTCAGTTTCAACAGAAAATAGAATGAGAATATTAAGATTAATAGAAAATATTTGTTTAGGGACTGCAGCTGTCGGATATAGAACAGAATCAATGCATGGAGCTGGATCACCACAAGCTCAAAGAATTATGATAGCTAGACAAGGAAATTTAGCAGCTAAAAAGAAAATAGCTAAGAAAATAGCTAGAATTGAAGAATAA
- a CDS encoding NifU family protein yields MKNNMSKIMVDEINNAINTRIKPLLAEHNGDIELVEVNNGVAYVKLLGACSGCPSARFTMEELISCVLKEIPEVKDVQLVDPISREMLDFARQLLRK; encoded by the coding sequence TTGAAGAATAATATGAGCAAAATCATGGTAGATGAAATTAATAATGCTATCAATACTAGAATAAAACCATTACTTGCCGAGCATAATGGAGATATTGAGCTTGTAGAAGTTAACAATGGTGTAGCTTACGTAAAACTTTTAGGCGCATGCAGTGGCTGCCCTTCTGCAAGGTTTACTATGGAAGAATTAATTTCCTGCGTATTAAAAGAGATACCGGAAGTAAAAGATGTACAACTTGTTGATCCAATTAGCAGAGAAATGCTTGATTTTGCTAGACAGCTGCTTAGAAAATAA